Proteins from one Kazachstania africana CBS 2517 chromosome 1, complete genome genomic window:
- the STE23 gene encoding metalloendopeptidase (similar to Saccharomyces cerevisiae STE23 (YLR389C); ancestral locus Anc_4.246), giving the protein MSIALISSAIRHNLIASTTRVILPATLSILVRRIPHKLYSTNMHHSYKDFKLNFIKPDLDDRSYRFIKLPNNLKALVIQDPTADKAAAALDVNIGAFEDPEHLPGLAHFCEHLLFMGSEKFPDENEYSSFLSKHGGSSNAYTSSLNTNYYFEVNHEHLYNALDRFSGFFTCPLFNKGSTDKEISAVDSENKKNLQNDVWRIYQLDKSLSNLQHPYHKFSTGNLITLGENPKSLNLNIRDELLKFYYHSYSANLMKLCIIGREDLDTLSNWAYKLFKDVRNTNRALPEYSSKILNETHLQKIIQVKPVKELRKLEISFMVPDMDRHWQSKPPHLLSHLIGHEGSGSLLAYLKAKGWANELSAGGHTVSKDNAFFSIDVELTKDGLESYKEVVHSIFQYIEMLRNSLPQDWIFVELQNISRANFKFKQKGNPASTVSALARLLEKEYIPVENILSTNVFTKDEPQTLMNYVQSLTLENSRITLISQDLETDSNEKWYKTDYKVINYPEDMRKKCKSPGLNTQLRLPRPNEFVANNFLVDKLESVTPSEEPLLLKDTKLSKLWFKKDDRFWQPRGYIYVSLKLPHTHASVLNSMLSTIYVQLANDFLKDLQYDASCANLNLSFVKTNQGLDITLSGFNDKLVTLMTRFLQGVKDFKPTEERFKIFKDKTTQHLKNLLYEVPYSQISGVYNSLINERSWSVEEKLNVVEHITFEQLLAFIPTVFEELYYETLVHGNLKFEEAIEIESLINDILITNENHNNLQVKNNRLRSYFIPKGKTYRFEKELKDSKNVNSCIQHVTQLDVYNEELSALSGLFAQMIHEPCFDTLRTKEQLGYVVFSSSLNNHGTANIRILVQSEHTTPYLEWRIEEFYSKFGAILKDMSEEDFDKHKDALCKSLLQKYKNMGEESSRYTAAIYLGDYNFTHRQKKARLVKALSKEQLIEFYDNYIVGENAARLVIHLKSAVVSSDLREEELDSTKYPKGKLIEDVGKFKSELFVAPVRQPLKDFEVYKQEN; this is encoded by the coding sequence atgAGCATTGCTTTAATCTCTTCTGCAATTAGACACAACTTAATAGCATCCACTACAAGAGTCATTCTACCCGCAACCTTATCAATCTTAGTCAGAAGAATTCCACACAAATTATATTCTACAAATATGCATCATTCATACAAAGATTTCAAACTGAATTTCATTAAACCTGATTTAGATGATAGATCCTACCGTTTCATtaaattaccaaataaCTTAAAAGCGTTAGTAATCCAAGATCCCACTGCTGATAAGGCAGCAGCTGCATTAGATGTTAATATAGGTGCTTTTGAAGATCCAGAACATTTACCGGGTTTGGCCCACTTTTGTGAacatttattattcatGGGTTCAGAGAAATTTCCTGATGAAAATGAGTATTCAAGTTTCTTAAGTAAGCATGGTGGTTCTTCTAACGCTTACACAAGTTCCTTAAACACAAATTACTATTTCGAAGTTAATCATGAACATCTTTATAACGCCTTAGACAGATTTTCAGGTTTTTTCACTTGTCCATTATTTAATAAAGGCTCAACTGACAAAGAAATTAGCGCTGTAGATagtgaaaataaaaaaaatttacaaaatgatgTTTGGAGAATCTATCAATTGGATAAATCATTATCTAATTTACAACATCCTTATCATAAATTTTCCACTGGTAATCTGATAACTTTAGGTGAAAATCCCAAGTCATTGAATCTAAATATAAGagatgaattattaaaattttactATCATTCTTATTCAgcaaatttaatgaagCTTTGTATAATCGGTAGAGAGGATTTGGATACCCTATCGAACTGGGCGTAcaaacttttcaaagatgtAAGGAATACAAATCGTGCATTACCTGAATACAgttccaaaattttgaatgaaacCCATTTACAGAAAATTATCCAAGTTAAACCTGTCAAAGAATTAAGaaaacttgaaatttcCTTTATGGTTCCCGACATGGATAGACATTGGCAATCAAAACCACCACACCTATTAAGCCATCTTATTGGTCATGAAGGCTCAGGCTCTCTGTTGGCTTACCTTAAGGCAAAAGGATGGGCTAATGAACTATCAGCAGGAGGTCATACAGTTTCTAAGGATAACgcatttttctcaattgaCGTCGAGCTAACTAAAGATGGGTTAGAAAGCTATAAAGAAGTCGTCCATTCAATCTTCCAATACATCGAAATGTTGAGAAATTCGTTACCACAAGATTGGATCTTTGTTgaacttcaaaatatttccagggcaaatttcaaattcaaacaaAAGGGTAACCCAGCAAGTACCGTTTCAGCTTTAGCAAGATTGTTAGAAAAGGAATACATTCCtgtagaaaatattttaagCACAAATGTTTTCACGAAAGATGAACCTCAAACTTTAATGAACTACGTTCAATCTTTAACTCTAGAAAATTCCCGTATAACGTTAATCTCTCAAGATTTAGAGActgattcaaatgaaaaatggtatAAAACAGACTATAAAGTCATCAATTACCCAGAAGATATGAGAAAGAAATGCAAGAGCCCTGGTTTAAATACTCAATTGCGTTTACCAAGACCAAACGAATTTGTTGCCAATAACTTCTTAGttgataaattagaaaGTGTTACTCCATCAGAAGAACCGCTTTTACTCAAAGATACTAAGCTGAGTAAGCTATGGTTTAAAAAAGATGACAGATTTTGGCAACCAAGAGGCTACATATATGTCTCTCTAAAATTACCCCATACTCACGCAAGTGTACTAAACAGTATGTTATCTACTATTTATGTTCAGTTGGCTAATGATTTCTTAAAGGACCTACAATACGATGCTTCCTGTGCTAATCTGAACCTGTCATTTGTCAAGACTAATCAAGGCCTAGACATCACATTATCTGGttttaatgataaattagTCACTCTTATGACTAGATTTTTACAAGGTGTCAAAGATTTCAAACCTAcagaagaaagattcaaaattttcaaggACAAGACTACTCAACATCTAAAGAATCTTCTCTACGAAGTGCCGTATTCCCAAATATCTGGTGTTTATAACTCTTTAATCAACGAAAGATCATGGTCAGTAgaagagaaattgaatGTAGTTGAACACATTACATTTGAGCAATTACTTGCTTTTATCCCTACTGTCTTTGAGGAGCTTTACTATGAAACATTAGTACACGGAAATTTAAAATTCGAAGAGGCCATTGAGATTGAATCTCTGATCAATGACATTCTCATCACAAATGAGAATCACAATAACTTACAAGTTAAGAATAATAGGTTAAGGTCATATTTCATTCCAAAAGGTAAAACTTACAGGTTTGAGAAGGAATTAAAAGATAGCAAGAACGTGAATTCATGTATCCAGCATGTTACCCAATTAGATGTTTATAACGAAGAATTATCTGCTTTGAGTGGATTATTTGCCCAAATGATTCATGAACCATGCTTCGATACACTAAGAACAAAAGAGCAACTAGGTTATGTAGTCTTTAGTTCAAGTTTGAATAATCATGGTACTGCAAATATTAGAATTTTGGTACAATCTGAACATACAACACCATATCTGGAATGGAGAATCGAGGAATTCTACTCTAAATTTGGCGCAATTCTAAAAGACATgtcagaagaagattttgataaacATAAGGATGCCCTATGCAAGAGCTTGCTACAGAAGTATAAGAATATGGGTGAAGAAAGCTCAAGATACACTGCTGCCATCTATTTGGGTGATTACAATTTCACGCATCGTCAAAAGAAGGCAAGACTAGTTAAAGCTTTGTCAAAAGAACAATTAATCGAATTTTACGACAACTATATTGTAGGTGAAAATGCTGCAAGATTGGttattcatttgaaatctGCGGTTGTCAGTAGTGATTTAAGGGAAGAGGAGCTAGACTCTACCAAATATCCAAAGGGTAAACTGATTGAAGATGTAGGGAAATTTAAATCCGAATTGTTTGTTGCTCCTGTACGTCAGCCGTTAAAGGATTTTGAAGTATataaacaagaaaattag
- the RPS29A gene encoding 40S ribosomal protein uS14 (similar to Saccharomyces cerevisiae RPS29B (YDL061C) and RPS29A (YLR388W); ancestral locus Anc_4.245): MAHENVWFSHPRRYGKGSRQCRVCSSHSGLIRKYDLNICRQCFRERANDIGFHKYR, encoded by the coding sequence ATGGCTCACGAAAACGTTTGGTTCTCCCACCCAAGAAGATACGGTAAAGGTTCCCGTCAATGTCGTGTCTGTTCTTCCCACTCTGGTCTAATCAGAAAGTACGACTTAAACATCTGTCGTCAATGTTTCAGAGAAAGAGCTAACGACATCGGTTTCCACAAGTACAGATAA
- the TSR1 gene encoding small subunit rRNA maturation protein TSR1 (similar to Saccharomyces cerevisiae TSR1 (YDL060W); ancestral locus Anc_4.244), translating to MAGYSHRSSLKRGHKPFKSKHASKGALKRIHKGKVEKDIANNKQIKGTSKLQRKNKAKQLKVQKMMTSLESRKLFEGSNGAEKIVTIIPLTADVDSSDIVRKLMVSADLEMENLPFMSEEGNVASIRNYQIKKFKSTLKIIVPDMSNFLNILDCAKIADFVVFGLSGTSEVDQEFGEQIIRALELQGISSYIGVVPNLSKVHPKEKFQLDVKQSLESYFRHFFPNEDHVYNLEKPSDSLIVLRTLCQKLPRPVTWRDNRGYLVAENVDYNEISPEAGHLVVQGTVRGIGFHANRLVHVPGLGDFQVSRIEKISASQRKKTNPDELGLDLNNTFESNENRDDLEEYAPADLEMEEWSDAEDFAYDNLRSARYDDHGYIQRSDETDKSAEVPKGTSEYQAKWYLNDVIQPLSDEEVEEQEDMMSDDDLLEDEYQARDANFEDEEVNDENEDMFVELSPEEEERQLNEYRALEDEDREFPDEIELNPAESAIEGLKRYRGLKNLYNCMWDVDEKDPECPPEWKRLLRIGNYKYTRNRVLKEASKTAQVMAGDRVRIYIAFPKNLLEQIKDPQQVLFAIYGLLAHEHKNTMANFTLQRWEEYDKPVPAEEPLVVQYGIRRYTIQPLFSADANSSNNVHKFDKFLHPDTRSVATCIAPVDFTQSPAIFFKPSSSDVKGLELVGHGTFMNADHTRVLAKRAILTGHPFRFHRNVVTVRYMFFRPEDVEWFKSIPLFTKSGRSGFIKESLGTHGYFKATFDGKLSAQDVVAMSLFKRMWPKASSPWNNESY from the coding sequence ATGGCTGGATATTCCCATAGATCATCACTTAAAAGGGGACATAAGCCTTTCAAGTCTAAGCATGCTAGTAAAGGTGCTTTAAAGAGAATACATAAAGGTAAAGTCGAAAAAGACATTGCCAATAACAAACAAATCAAAGGTACATCCAAGTTACAGCGTAAAAACAAAGCTAAGCAATTGAAGGtacagaaaatgatgaCATCCTTAGAAAGCAGAAAACTGTTTGAGGGTTCCAATGGTGCTGAGAAGATTGTGACCATCATTCCATTAACTGCGGATGTTGATTCATCTGATATAGTCAGAAAACTTATGGTTTCAGCCGATTTAGAAATGGAGAACTTACCATTCATGTCAGAGGAAGGAAATGTGGCAAGTATAAgaaattaccaaataaagaaattcaagagtactttgaagataattgTTCCAGATatgtcaaattttttaaatattttggattGTGCCAAAATTGCCGATTTTGTAGTTTTTGGTTTAAGTGGAACCTCTGAAGTGGACCAGGAATTTGGTGAGCAAATTATCCGTGCCTTAGAGTTACAAGGTATTTCCTCGTACATCGGCGTTGTTCCAAATCTATCAAAAGTTCATCCTAAGGAGAAATTCCAGCTAGATGTTAAACAATCTTTAGAAAGTTATTTTAGACATTTTTTTCCTAATGAGGACCATGTCTACAACCTTGAGAAACCATCTGACAGCTTGATTGTACTAAGAACTTTATGTCAAAAGCTCCCCCGTCCTGTGACGTGGAGAGATAACAGGGGTTATTTAGTAGCTGAAAATGTCGActataatgaaatttcaccAGAGGCTGGCCATTTAGTTGTCCAAGGTACTGTTCGTGGTATTGGATTCCACGCAAATAGACTAGTTCATGTTCCAGGCCTTGGTGACTTCCAAGTTTctagaattgaaaagatcagTGCATCTCAAAGGAAAAAGACAAACCCTGATGAACTAGGTTTAGATCTCAACAACACTTTTGAATCCAATGAAAATAGGGATGACTTGGAGGAATATGCTCCGGCTGATTTAGAAATGGAAGAATGGTCTGACGCAGAGGATTTTGCATATGATAACTTGAGATCAGCAAGGTATGATGACCATGGGTATATTCAAAGAAGCGATGAAACAGATAAATCTGCCGAAGTTCCAAAAGGTACATCTGAGTACCAGGCCAAATGGTACCTAAATGATGTTATACAACCTCTCAGTGACGAAGAAGTGGAAGAGCAAGAAGATATGATGtcagatgatgatttgTTGGAGGATGAATACCAAGCCAGAGATGCAAACTTCGAAGATGAGGAAGTTAATGATGAAAACGAAGATATGTTTGTGGAACTATCCccagaggaagaagagcGCCAACTTAATGAATATAGGGcattagaagatgaagatcGAGAATTTCCTGACGAAATAGAATTAAATCCAGCTGAATCGGCTATTGAAGGTTTGAAAAGATACAGAGGGTTGAAAAACTTATACAACTGTATGTGGGACGTTGATGAAAAAGACCCAGAATGCCCACCAGAATGGAAACGCTTATTAAGAATCGGTAACTATAAATATACTCGTAATAGAGTATTGAAAGAGGCATCTAAAACAGCTCAGGTAATGGCTGGTGACCGTGTTAGAATATATATCGCATTCCCAAAGAATTTACTTGAACAAATTAAGGATCCACAACAAGTTCTATTTGCTATTTACGGTTTGCTTGCGCATGAGCATAAGAACACAATGGCCAACTTCACCCTACAAAGATGGGAAGAATACGATAAACCGGTACCAGCTGAGGAACCATTGGTTGTGCAATATGGTATTAGAAGATATACTATTCAACCTCTATTCTCTGCAGATGCTAATTCGAGTAATAATGTACACAAgtttgataaattcttgCATCCAGATACAAGGTCAGTCGCGACATGTATTGCTCCTGTTGACTTTACACAATCTCCAgctattttctttaaaccGTCTTCAAGCGATGTAAAGGGTCTAGAACTGGTGGGCCATGGTACTTTCATGAACGCAGACCACACAAGAGTTTTGGCCAAGAGAGCTATATTGACTGGTCACCCTTTCAGATTTCACAGAAATGTTGTTACTGTTCGTTACATGTTTTTCAGACCAGAAGATGTCGAATGGTTCAAGTCCATTCCATTATTCACCAAATCAGGAAGATCTGgttttatcaaagaaagtCTTGGTACCCATGGTTACTTCAAAGCAACATTTGATGGTAAATTATCCGCACAAGATGTTGTCGCTATGTCATTATTCAAGCGTATGTGGCCAAAAGCTTCATCGCCTTGGAATAATGAGAGTTATTAA
- the REH1 gene encoding Reh1p (similar to Saccharomyces cerevisiae REH1 (YLR387C); ancestral locus Anc_4.243) produces the protein MSSVIFTCNSCNIQFKSSDQQRYHMKTDWHRYNLKRRVAELSPISADEFAKKLQISEREQAENQVDEFGFAILKPLSNKKHSKKHNGLPNLRGIVSDTDSIVTDDEFQLVRTISAAESTGSQVSVKTNETRDTNTDFGEDTASDYGFTSDSTYTSDLEVNVPSEEEGDGYFDPSCKLTQCIYCGLDNKEIERNVKHMFHNHGLYIPERTYLVDLEALLKFLIQRIVVDHGCLCCGFEGSSLESIRAHMHSKRHCKMPYETKEEREQFAPFYDFSSLEEPEGKPKAGKGGKKIQFDVPHEYNEETVSVDDTGLELTLPSGARIGHRSGQRYYRQNLPSPPEESENRSAVTSADRRLVSGITEKQYKKGMKKMQQLEKRAIDDKFRKESKRLNFQAHYRDELLQ, from the coding sequence ATGAGCTCAGTAATCTTTACCTGCAATTCATGcaatattcaattcaagTCTAGTGATCAGCAAAGATATCACATGAAAACAGATTGGCACAGATACAATCTGAAAAGAAGGGTTGCCGAGCTTTCACCAATTTCTGCTGATGAATTTGCCAAAAAGTTGCAAATTTCTGAGAGGGAACAAGCTGAGAATCAAGTAGATGAGTTTGGTTTTGCTATCTTAAAACCATTAAGCAATAAAAAACATTCCAAGAAGCATAATGGATTGCCGAACCTTCGTGGTATCGTAAGTGATACCGATTCTATTGTCACAGACGATGAGTTCCAATTGGTTAGAACTATTTCTGCAGCAGAATCGACAGGTTCACAAGTTTCTGTCAAGACTAATGAAACTAGGGACACTAACACCGATTTTGGTGAGGATACTGCATCTGACTATGGGTTTACCAGCGACTCTACATATACTTCCGATCTCGAAGTGAACGTTCCgtctgaagaagaagggGATGGATATTTTGATCCCTCTTGCAAGCTCACACAGTGTATATATTGTGGGttagataataaagaaatcgAAAGGAATGTGAAGCATATGTTCCATAATCATGGCCTATACATTCCAGAAAGAACTTATCTAGTTGATTTAGAAGCacttctaaaatttttgatccAAAGAATTGTAGTTGACCACGGTTGTCTATGTTGCGGCTTTGAAGGGTCAAGTTTGGAAAGTATAAGGGCACACATGCATTCTAAGAGACATTGTAAGATGCCATATGAAACTAAAGAAGAGAGGGAACAATTTGCTCCTTTTTACGATTTTAGTTCATTAGAAGAACCCGAAGGCAAACCCAAAGCGGGCAAAGGtggaaagaaaattcagTTTGATGTTCCTCATGAGTATAATGAGGAAACCGTTAGCGTTGATGACACGGGTTTAGAATTGACACTACCTTCTGGAGCAAGAATTGGCCATAGATCAGGACAAAGATATTATAGGCAAAATTTACCGTCTCCACCAGAAGAATCAGAAAATAGAAGTGCTGTCACTTCGGCTGACAGAAGATTGGTTAGTGGTATTACTGAGaaacaatataaaaaaggtatgaagaaaatgcaGCAACTTGAAAAGAGAGCCATTGATGATAAATTCCGTAAGGAGTCTAAAAGACTCAACTTTCAAGCTCATTACAGAGATGAATTATTACAATAA
- the VAC14 gene encoding Vac14p (similar to Saccharomyces cerevisiae VAC14 (YLR386W); ancestral locus Anc_4.242) gives MDKTIAKGLSDKLYEKRKATALQLEKLVKTCVQEGDYTRIDGIIGELCRDYAYALHQPMARNAGLMGLAATAIALGTNDVSKYLRSILPPVLACFGDQNDQVRFYACESLYNIAKIAKGEILLHFNEIFDVLCKISADTENSVRGAAELLDRLIKDIVAERASNYVAIVNNDPHDVPLATRSDSLTGNVYQESYKQDNNLAFSLPKFIPLLTERIYAINPDTRVFLVDWIKVLLNAPGLELISFLPSFLGGLFVFLGDSHKDVRNVTHALIDLLLHEIKRISALKEELRKQHNDQLKLLEEKNEAPAKKEDGMLIAEKKKSLISAFGELSMENTPVAQETVNFDAGSHPPSITAAREMTLKEDLRNGEEYTPGQDVHLNFPEIIRILVNNLTSSEPEIQSLSLHWMSSILAISPNDFLPFFPKILSSLMNLLSEPNTHITELAQTVNKRLLLLCTEYVKSTKDKPIAYGSIVNNLTLQFFDSKVETKIACLDWLSLIYNKAPDEILEHNDSMFLTLLKSLSDKDSKLIEKAMGFLKSLCSASNDNYLRKFLEEFLNLLRRDSRLLKDRANNIVRKVCTSLPPERVFKVISSILSSYDDITFVRMMIQILSTNLLISPEMFSLRRKLRCADDMMFFNLLFKSWCHNPISVISLCLVSENYELAYSVIQAYANFDLKLNDLLQLDVLVQLFESPVFTRMRLQLLEPQNHPFLYKCLYGLLMILPQSKAFDSLNKRLTSVNIWASQPVYPGTYHKARNISGSLSDPDVSQRSVSQSKLHVQELIDYFTMIVSASVPESAYVNYTESVLPYFGNTYNTQEDYSIQSVNPVKSQFIPELEKSTESAQFLEQPTDSGSAKFRTSSLLSNDREITDSIG, from the coding sequence ATGGATAAGACGATAGCAAAAGGTTTGAGTGATAAGTTatatgaaaagagaaaagcGACTGCTTTGCAATTAGAAAAGTTAGTCAAGACATGTGTACAAGAAGGTGACTACACAAGAATCGATGGTATTATTGGAGAGCTATGTAGGGACTATGCTTATGCGTTACATCAGCCAATGGCGAGAAACGCTGGTCTCATGGGTTTAGCAGCTACTGCTATTGCACTAGGAACCAACGACGTTAGTAAGTACTTAAGAAGTATCTTACCCCCTGTTTTGGCATGTTTTGGTGACCAAAATGACCAGGTTAGATTCTATGCATGTGAGAGTTTGTATAACATTGCAAAGATTGCTAAAGGGGAAATATTGCTCCATTTCAACGAAATTTTCGATGTACTTTGTAAGATAAGTGCAGATACTGAAAACTCAGTGAGAGGTGCCGCTGAGCTTTTAGATAGATTGATCAAAGATATTGTAGCGGAAAGAGCATCTAATTACGTAGCGATAGTCAATAATGATCCACATGACGTTCCACTCGCTACTCGATCAGATTCGTTAACGGGTAATGTTTATCAAGAAAGTTATAAGCAAGACAATAATTTGGCATTTTCACTCCCAAAGTTTATACCCTTGCTGACAGAGAGGATATACGCAATAAATCCAGACACTAGAGTGTTTTTAGTGGATTGGATAAAGGTCTTATTGAATGCACCGGGACTTGAAttaatttcctttttaCCGTCATTCTTAGGAGGACTATTCGTATTCCTGGGAGACTCTCACAAAGATGTAAGAAACGTTACACATGCATTAATTGACTTGCTTCTTcatgaaattaaaagaatatctgccttaaaagaagaattgaggAAGCAACATAATGACCAGCTTAAACTTttagaagagaaaaatgaagcaCCGGCAAAAAAGGAAGATGGTATGCTAATTgcagagaagaaaaagtcATTAATATCTGCATTCGGAGAACTTTCTATGGAAAATACTCCAGTTGCTCAAGAAACTGTCAATTTCGATGCTGGCTCGCATCCTCCCAGTATAACTGCTGCTAGGGAAATGACTCTTAAAGAAGATTTACGAAACGGTGAAGAATATACACCTGGCCAAGATGtccatttgaattttccagAGATCATAAGAATTTTAGTAAATAATTTGACTTCATCAGAACCAGAAATACAGTCTTTATCCCTGCATTGGATGTCCTCCATACTAGCAATTTCACCTAATGATTTTTTGCCCTTCTTTCCGAAGatactttcttcattaatGAACCTATTAAGTGAGCCAAATACTCATATTACTGAGTTGGCCCAAACTGTAAATAAAAGACTCCTTCTTCTGTGCACTGAATATGTAAAATCAACTAAGGATAAACCAATTGCATATGGTTCCATTGTTAATAATTTGACcttacaattttttgatagtAAGGTGGAAACTAAGATTGCATGTTTGGATTGGTTGTCTCTTATTTATAATAAAGCTCCAGATGAAATTCTGGAGCATAATGATAGTATGTTTTTGACTTTACTCAAATCCTTGTCGGATAAAGACTCGAAACTTATAGAAAAGGCAATGGGCTTCCTTAAGAGTTTATGTTCTGCTTCCAATGATAATTACCTGAGAAAGtttttagaagaatttttgaatttattgagaaGAGACTCCCGACTATTAAAGGACAGGGCAAATAATATCGTGAGAAAGGTTTGTACCAGTCTACCTCCAGAAAGAGTTTTTAAGGTTatctcttcaattttatcttccTATGATGATATTACTTTTGTTAGGATGATGATTCAAATACTGAGtacaaatttattaatatcaCCTGAAATGTTCTCTTTGAGAAGAAAGCTAAGATGTGCAGACGATATGATgttcttcaatttattattcaagTCATGGTGTCACAACCCTATATCTGTCATTTCATTATGTCTTGTATCTGAAAACTATGAATTAGCATACTCCGTCATACAGGCATACGCCAATTTTGACTTGAAACTAAATGATCTGCTCCAACTAGACGTTCTCGTTCAACTCTTTGAATCGCCTGTTTTCACAAGAATGAGATTGCAGCTATTAGAGCCTCAAAATCATCCTTTCCTGTACAAATGTTTATATGGGCTCTTAATGATATTGCCTCAGTCAAAAGCTTTTGACTCTTTAAACAAGAGGTTGACAAGTGTAAATATTTGGGCATCTCAACCGGTCTATCCGGGCACGTACCATAAAGCAAGAAACATATCGGGCTCATTGAGTGACCCAGACGTATCGCAAAGGTCAGTAAGTCAAAGCAAACTACATGTGCAAGAATTGATAGATTATTTTACCATGATAGTCTCTGCATCTGTCCCTGAAAGTGCGTACGTAAATTATACAGAGTCAGTTCTGCCATATTTTGGAAATACATACAATACACAGGAAGATTACAGTATCCAATCTGTGAATCCAGTAAAATCTCAATTTATTCCAGAGCTTGAGAAAAGCACGGAATCTGCCCAGTTCCTTGAGCAGCCAACTGATTCAGGATCAGCAAAATTTAGAACTTCCTCTCTACTAAGTAATGATCGAGAAATTACCGACAGTATCGGATAG
- the SWC7 gene encoding Swc7p (similar to Saccharomyces cerevisiae SWC7 (YLR385C); ancestral locus Anc_4.241) — translation MKYPANVILLLLQIILRRQQILCHRDVGLNMEDLRKDPIIDNEILHAFQSHKLTRLYAPDIEAMTLRGLKSLAADVFSEGIPSEDEEHSKETVDILDLANYYYNLRIEELENQLPKLKEELLQKLQN, via the coding sequence ATGAAATATCCCGCTAACGTTATATTACTACTACTGCAAATTATACTCCGAAGACAACAGATATTGTGCCATCGTGATGTGGGTCTTAATATGGAAGATCTCAGGAAGGATCCGATAATCGACAATGAAATACTGCATGCTTTCCAATCTCACAAGCTTACGAGACTATATGCCCCTGACATCGAAGCAATGACACTACGAGGACTCAAATCGCTAGCAGCAGATGTGTTTAGTGAAGGCATCCCATCTGAAGACGAAGAACATTCCAAAGAGACTGTCGACATACTGGACCTGGCAAATTACTATTACAATCTTCGTATCGAGGAACTAGAAAATCAACTACCCAAATTGAAAGAG